One candidate division WOR-3 bacterium genomic region harbors:
- a CDS encoding methyltransferase domain-containing protein, producing the protein MPLFDFEAVFEPKDYLYFYQDFLTEKRTKSEVEFLIRELKLDKAMKILDLACGYGRHSNRLAKLGYNVTGVDINKGFLEIARREAKQMGLSVNCILQDMCKTKFTGMDRNQESLKIVRNEARQTGLSVNYIQQDMRKINFKNEFDRIILMFTSFGYFNDAENFKVLKNICQALKSKGLFCFDTFHRDVLLRNFLPYIVFEKGKDLMIDRNQYDKKTKRIYNNRIVIRDGKRKDKPFFVRLYNPAEIKTLLSEVGMYICKMFSDWDSSPFSSNSKRMIIIAEKK; encoded by the coding sequence GTGCCATTGTTTGATTTTGAAGCGGTATTTGAACCGAAGGATTATTTATACTTTTATCAAGATTTTTTAACTGAGAAAAGAACGAAGAGTGAAGTCGAATTCTTAATCCGAGAACTTAAACTGGATAAAGCGATGAAGATTCTGGATTTGGCATGTGGATATGGTAGACATTCAAATCGATTAGCCAAACTGGGTTATAATGTCACGGGTGTTGATATAAACAAAGGGTTTCTTGAAATTGCGAGAAGAGAAGCAAAACAAATGGGCTTAAGCGTAAATTGCATTCTGCAGGATATGTGCAAAACCAAATTTACTGGTATGGATAGAAACCAAGAATCCCTTAAAATTGTGCGGAATGAAGCAAGACAAACAGGTTTAAGCGTAAACTACATTCAGCAGGATATGCGTAAAATCAATTTCAAAAATGAGTTTGATAGAATAATTTTGATGTTTACTTCTTTCGGATATTTTAATGATGCCGAGAACTTTAAGGTTCTCAAAAATATTTGCCAAGCACTAAAATCCAAAGGATTATTTTGTTTTGATACTTTTCATCGAGATGTCTTATTGAGAAATTTTTTACCCTATATTGTATTTGAAAAAGGAAAAGATTTGATGATTGACCGTAATCAATATGACAAAAAGACCAAACGCATTTATAATAATCGAATTGTGATTAGAGATGGCAAGAGAAAGGATAAACCATTTTTTGTCAGATTATATAATCCAGCAGAAATCAAAACGCTTTTATCTGAAGTCGGTATGTACATCTGTAAAATGTTCTCTGATTGGGATAGTAGTCCGTTTAGTTCTAATTCTAAGCGTATGATTATTATCGCTGAAAAGAAATAA
- a CDS encoding acylphosphatase has product MQDRHRIHIIVSGRVQGVFFRDFTRRKAQLLGLTGWVRNTDDGKVEIVAEGKKDKLEQLIAAVKIGPASAKVTDCKVQWLECRNEFIDFQIVY; this is encoded by the coding sequence ATGCAGGATAGACATCGGATTCATATTATTGTTTCTGGACGAGTTCAAGGTGTCTTTTTTAGAGATTTTACGCGGAGAAAAGCCCAACTCCTTGGACTTACCGGCTGGGTAAGAAATACGGATGATGGTAAGGTTGAAATTGTTGCTGAAGGCAAAAAAGATAAATTAGAGCAATTAATTGCAGCAGTTAAAATCGGACCCGCATCAGCCAAAGTTACAGACTGTAAGGTCCAATGGCTCGAATGCCGTAATGAATTTATAGATTTCCAAATTGTTTATTAG
- a CDS encoding DUF5615 family PIN-like protein yields MKFKLDENFGKSIQILFESQGLDVVTVRSQNIQGCSDQYLYDVCCKEERCLVTLDLDFADTVRFPLNKTSGIIVIRIPKHSSIKLLKQLIFQLLSNLKNIDIKEKLWIVEPGRIRIHESKASTID; encoded by the coding sequence ATGAAATTTAAACTCGATGAGAATTTTGGCAAAAGCATTCAGATTCTTTTTGAAAGTCAAGGTCTTGATGTTGTAACCGTCCGGAGTCAAAATATCCAAGGTTGTTCTGACCAGTACTTATATGATGTTTGTTGTAAAGAAGAACGATGTCTTGTAACATTGGATTTAGATTTTGCGGATACGGTCAGATTTCCTTTAAATAAAACCAGTGGTATTATTGTAATTCGAATTCCTAAACATTCAAGTATTAAATTACTAAAACAATTGATATTTCAGTTGCTATCTAATTTGAAAAACATTGATATTAAAGAAAAATTATGGATAGTCGAACCTGGTCGAATCAGAATCCACGAATCTAAAGCAAGTACAATAGATTGA
- a CDS encoding DUF433 domain-containing protein: MTTNNLLQRIKIDPNICFGKPCIQGTRIWVSLILDLLANGMSIQDIIAEYPQLTEEDIRACIAYGAEMSRERYVEIPS, translated from the coding sequence ATGACAACGAATAATCTTTTGCAGCGTATCAAGATTGACCCGAATATCTGTTTTGGTAAGCCGTGTATCCAAGGAACTCGAATTTGGGTTTCTTTAATTCTTGATTTATTAGCCAATGGAATGAGCATTCAGGACATTATTGCCGAATATCCGCAGTTGACCGAAGAAGATATTCGCGCGTGCATTGCTTATGGTGCAGAAATGTCACGCGAAAGGTATGTTGAAATTCCTTCTTGA